Within the Danaus plexippus chromosome 25, MEX_DaPlex, whole genome shotgun sequence genome, the region ATTTTGTGCACTCATATTAGTGCTCAAATTATGTGAACCATGTAAAtcctaaataaaatgtaaaatctaaaacattttatataactaagcTATTAAAGTTGCCAGTATGTTGCTGTTAATACCCATTTGGGTTGCCAGTtgcaaatatttcaatgataatctgtttaaatatatatatatttttttatatagcagctgttaaataaaactggcAACATCATCATTTCTCAAACTTCTCCCAACTCTCATCCGAATTGGCGCTCGCGTCATCTTTAACCTCCTTTTCCCCAAAATAATCCTCAACTAAATTGTTGCCACATTCATCTGTCTTATATTTCTGTGgtgtttttatattctgatTCGTGTCCGTTATGTCTTTctgtttgttattgtttatagaATCTCTGTTAGATTTTCTCTTTGACGTGATTTCCTTTTCGTATTCTTCTAGGAGCAGTATTTGCTGTTCTTCGGTTAATTCAAGGTCATTTGCAAAATCCTCTGGAGATAAACAGTGTAATTTAACTCTTATAACTACACacataagaattattttgcGTTACTTACCGTCCTCCCACGTCACATTATCGGTGTCTGGTTCGTTATCATCTGTGATAATACCAGAAAGAACTTTTTTGGGACtcctgaaaatatattaacaagttataaaaaaagttacaaactacagattttttaataatattagtgtaATTATTAAACGTGATTAAAACGTGTCCATTTGCAAAGTATCTTACAGAGACTTAAATGTATTCTAAAAAAGTAGGATATCTTTGAATTGTGCCTTGATCTGGGTGATATAGTAATTGTTttcaagattattttatattttagactaTGATTTGGTAGAAGATTTGGCAAAAATCATTGGGATTCTGGACGGATTGCACATGGACCCTGAATAGGGAACATAATTTGATGTGATACGTACTGGTCCACGACTGGTGGCAGGTGCGCAAGTACGGGGTCGCTCGTGGCCTGAGGAAGACGGCGAGATGACGCGCACAGCTGGTCCTGAAGAAGAGCCACTCGGAACAGATACCTGCAGGAAAATTAGAGGATTTATAGGAATATGTTTTGACACAACTTCTATATAGTTAATTCAGCttgtaaataagattttttttcatatactaagcattttttattgtttatttctgCATGGCCCAAGCGTTTAGGGTTCTTTGCAgccaccgtgatcacgggcagacgggaTGAGAATttttacatagttttatttaaatcaatacataCCAgaatgttatttatcattttgtaTATAGACTCTTTGATACCAGATAAGTGTGAAGGAGATGAAGCTGTCTTTGGAGAAGTGCACAAGTATCGGATTGATAGAGAAAGTGAAGGGTTTTGTTGGATTGGGTCGGGTCAGCTTGGATGTAGTCAACTcatgtaaatgtgtttttgaCAGTAAACAAGATACAAGAAGCTTTATTATAGCTGGTTTTTTGTTTGtgtcagaaaaaaatacaggCCCTTCCAACAAATATCCTATTTTTATAGTACATATGTCTATAACATTGAGTGCAAGTAGAGGTATAGTTACCTGGCTAACTCACGGTTTTTTGTGGCTACTTAATATACTGGAACAATTATCAAAATAGCCACAAAATAGAATACACTTATATACTGTTAGTTTCTTAAACTTGGTgccatttataattaactataaaagcctaaaatattttcatccaTATTTTAATGTGACTACTTAGATTACTCgaactatataatttttaaagcgtTTTGATCTCTATTTCCATCATATAAACTTCATTTTTGCTACCACGGACCTGTTCCAGAAGTCCTCGTGAGAGACGGCATCTGGGACTAATCTTTCATATTGTTCTCTTAGTACGGGACTCGCATTCATTCGTCTGAGGGCCTTCTCCGGCGACTCCAGCCCGGGCTCGAGGGTAGCGCGCCAGGCATCGAACTCTGGACAGTCCGCTGGAACTATATACGTCGCATCCACACGCTGGAGGGCTTCTAACTCTTTCTATGgaacataacataacatacaaatatctataatataaaaataagtcgaGTTTTCCTTCCTGACGCTATAACTCCAGAACGCACAAACAGATTTCCACGGTTTTGCATTTGTTGAAAAGGTCTCGGACTCCGTGAGGTTTATAGCAAAGAAAATTCAGCAAAAATTCATTAGAAAAGCGGGAAAATAgggaaaatcattttttaatacagcgCCATCTCTGAAACATAGCATGTACTacaaaccaatattttaagtagatGGCGCCGGTGCGTGACACATTGTTTGACAGCTACTTATTGTTTTCTTCTCAGTTAATTTCATGTGACAAACCGGTGtgaaattgtgaaaaaaaagtaaaaaaaaataag harbors:
- the LOC116775216 gene encoding BSD domain-containing protein 1-B-like, giving the protein MAEKSESTSETSTPKQEDKSTGNWWDSWITSAKTKSAEVYSMVKKDLDEIGTAVKSEASHVFTSTSNVIGKTLKLDVPESPANVMKKSLSTFIGQVSTVLNPEPEDDDDTEVILSSGDTIMLSTYKKELEALQRVDATYIVPADCPEFDAWRATLEPGLESPEKALRRMNASPVLREQYERLVPDAVSHEDFWNRYLFRVALLQDQLCASSRRLPQATSDPVLAHLPPVVDQSPKKVLSGIITDDNEPDTDNVTWEDEDFANDLELTEEQQILLLEEYEKEITSKRKSNRDSINNNKQKDITDTNQNIKTPQKYKTDECGNNLVEDYFGEKEVKDDASANSDESWEKFEK